A region from the Populus trichocarpa isolate Nisqually-1 chromosome 18, P.trichocarpa_v4.1, whole genome shotgun sequence genome encodes:
- the LOC7463712 gene encoding peptidyl-prolyl cis-trans isomerase CYP57 isoform X2, with product MSSIYVSEPPTKGKVILNTTYGPLDIELWPKEAPKAVRNFVQLCLEGYYDKTIFHRIIKGFLVQGGDPTGTGTGGESIYGSVFADEYHSRLRFNHRGLVACANAGRPHSNGSQFFISLEKCDWLDKKNTIFGKVLWNPFEDIIPRVTPKPSNKPAIDTENKDSKKKAVKKLNLLSFGEEAEEEEKELAAVKQKIKSSHDVLNDPRLLKEENPSKETNSSEGKTTRDIQLSVKEALSSKKGTLSVKEGPSSKKEASWRDSAAEFSNSDDNEEDEGMFDARMRQQILQKRKELGDVPPKPKQNGSSSSKDRQVSARSNSESFNDDQPKVEKLSMKKKGVGSEARAARMANADADLQLLGETERGRLLQKQKKRRLQGREDDVLAKLEMFKKALSTKADASKSESGDADNEDLSDWRTVPLTFAHERGKDGMSRKEDPNDYVVHDPLLEKGKEKFNRMQAKQKRREREWAGKSLA from the exons ATGTCATCGATTTACGTGTCAGAGCCACCAACGAAAGGCAAAGTAATACTAAACACAACGTACGGACCTTTAGACATCGAGCTCTGGCCTAAAGAAGCACCGAAAGCTGTTAGAAACTTCGTCCAACTCTGCCTCGAAGGTTACTATGATAAAACCATCTTTCACCGTATTATTAAGGGCTTTCTTGTTCAAGGCGGCGACCCTACTGGCACTGGCACAG GTGGTGAAAGTATATATGGAAGTGTGTTCGCCGATGAGTATCATTCGCGTCTGAGGTTTAACCATAGAGGGCTAGTTGCATGCGCAAATGCAGGTAGGCCGCATTCAAATGGGAGTCAGTTTTTTATCTCGTTGGAAAAGTGTGATTGGCTTGATAAGAAGAATACTATTTTTGGAAAG GTACTGTGGAACCCTTTTGAAGATATCATTCCAAGGGTAACTCCCAAGCCCTCAAACAAACCTGCAATTGATactgaaaataaagattcaaagAAGAAAGCTGTGAA AAAGCTGAACTTGCTTTCGTTTGGagaagaagctgaagaagagGAGAAGGAATTGGCAGCTGTGAAGCAAAAGATCAAGAGCAGTCATGATGTATTGAATGATCCTCGTCtcctaaaagaagaaaatccgAGTAAAGAAACG AACTCTTCTGAAGGTAAAACAACTAGGGATATTCAGTTATCTGTTAAAGAAGCTCTAAGCTCAAAGAAAGGCACTTTATCTGTTAAAGAAGGTCCAAGCTCGAAGAAAGAAGCATCATGGAGAGATTCAGCAGCTGAATTTTCCAACAGTGATGATAATGAAGAAGATGAGGGCATGTTTGATGCACGAATGCGCCAGCaaatacttcaaaaaagaaaggagcTTGGGGATGTTCCACCAAAGCCAAAGCAAAATG GGAGCTCTAGCTCAAAGGATCGTCAAGTCTCTGCAAG ATCCAACAGTGAAAGCTTCAATGATGACCAACCAAAGGTGGAAAAATTGTCAATGAAGAAAAAGGGAGTAGGATCAGAGGCCAGGGCTGCTCGTATGGCTAATGCAGATGCAGACTTACAGTTGTTGGGTGAAACTGAACGAGGAAGACTATTGCAGAAACAAAAGAAGCGCCGACTTCAAGGGCGCGAGGATGAT GTTTTAGCAAAACTTGAAATGTTTAAAAAGGCCCTCTCTACAAAGGCTGATGCCTCAAAGAGCGAATCTGGAGATGCTGATAATGAAGATTTGTCTGACTGGAGAACTGTCCCCCTAACATTTGCACATGAACGTGGCAAG GATGGTATGTCTCGCAAAGAGGATCCAAATGACTATGTTGTGCATGACCCTCTTTTGGAGAAAGGGAAAGAGAAATTTAACCGGATGCAAGCCAAGCAAAAGAGACGAGAACGAGAATGGGCTGGAAAATCCCTTGCTTAG
- the LOC7463712 gene encoding peptidyl-prolyl cis-trans isomerase CYP57 isoform X1, with amino-acid sequence MSSIYVSEPPTKGKVILNTTYGPLDIELWPKEAPKAVRNFVQLCLEGYYDKTIFHRIIKGFLVQGGDPTGTGTGGESIYGSVFADEYHSRLRFNHRGLVACANAGRPHSNGSQFFISLEKCDWLDKKNTIFGKVTGDSVYNLLSLGEVETNKDNDWPLDPPPRIISVEVLWNPFEDIIPRVTPKPSNKPAIDTENKDSKKKAVKKLNLLSFGEEAEEEEKELAAVKQKIKSSHDVLNDPRLLKEENPSKETNSSEGKTTRDIQLSVKEALSSKKGTLSVKEGPSSKKEASWRDSAAEFSNSDDNEEDEGMFDARMRQQILQKRKELGDVPPKPKQNGSSSSKDRQVSARSNSESFNDDQPKVEKLSMKKKGVGSEARAARMANADADLQLLGETERGRLLQKQKKRRLQGREDDVLAKLEMFKKALSTKADASKSESGDADNEDLSDWRTVPLTFAHERGKDGMSRKEDPNDYVVHDPLLEKGKEKFNRMQAKQKRREREWAGKSLA; translated from the exons ATGTCATCGATTTACGTGTCAGAGCCACCAACGAAAGGCAAAGTAATACTAAACACAACGTACGGACCTTTAGACATCGAGCTCTGGCCTAAAGAAGCACCGAAAGCTGTTAGAAACTTCGTCCAACTCTGCCTCGAAGGTTACTATGATAAAACCATCTTTCACCGTATTATTAAGGGCTTTCTTGTTCAAGGCGGCGACCCTACTGGCACTGGCACAG GTGGTGAAAGTATATATGGAAGTGTGTTCGCCGATGAGTATCATTCGCGTCTGAGGTTTAACCATAGAGGGCTAGTTGCATGCGCAAATGCAGGTAGGCCGCATTCAAATGGGAGTCAGTTTTTTATCTCGTTGGAAAAGTGTGATTGGCTTGATAAGAAGAATACTATTTTTGGAAAG GTTACTGGGGACTCGGTATATAATCTTCTGTCACTTGGTGAGGTTGAAACTAATAAGGACAATGATTGGCCATTAGATCCACCTCCAAGAATAATATCAGTTGAG GTACTGTGGAACCCTTTTGAAGATATCATTCCAAGGGTAACTCCCAAGCCCTCAAACAAACCTGCAATTGATactgaaaataaagattcaaagAAGAAAGCTGTGAA AAAGCTGAACTTGCTTTCGTTTGGagaagaagctgaagaagagGAGAAGGAATTGGCAGCTGTGAAGCAAAAGATCAAGAGCAGTCATGATGTATTGAATGATCCTCGTCtcctaaaagaagaaaatccgAGTAAAGAAACG AACTCTTCTGAAGGTAAAACAACTAGGGATATTCAGTTATCTGTTAAAGAAGCTCTAAGCTCAAAGAAAGGCACTTTATCTGTTAAAGAAGGTCCAAGCTCGAAGAAAGAAGCATCATGGAGAGATTCAGCAGCTGAATTTTCCAACAGTGATGATAATGAAGAAGATGAGGGCATGTTTGATGCACGAATGCGCCAGCaaatacttcaaaaaagaaaggagcTTGGGGATGTTCCACCAAAGCCAAAGCAAAATG GGAGCTCTAGCTCAAAGGATCGTCAAGTCTCTGCAAG ATCCAACAGTGAAAGCTTCAATGATGACCAACCAAAGGTGGAAAAATTGTCAATGAAGAAAAAGGGAGTAGGATCAGAGGCCAGGGCTGCTCGTATGGCTAATGCAGATGCAGACTTACAGTTGTTGGGTGAAACTGAACGAGGAAGACTATTGCAGAAACAAAAGAAGCGCCGACTTCAAGGGCGCGAGGATGAT GTTTTAGCAAAACTTGAAATGTTTAAAAAGGCCCTCTCTACAAAGGCTGATGCCTCAAAGAGCGAATCTGGAGATGCTGATAATGAAGATTTGTCTGACTGGAGAACTGTCCCCCTAACATTTGCACATGAACGTGGCAAG GATGGTATGTCTCGCAAAGAGGATCCAAATGACTATGTTGTGCATGACCCTCTTTTGGAGAAAGGGAAAGAGAAATTTAACCGGATGCAAGCCAAGCAAAAGAGACGAGAACGAGAATGGGCTGGAAAATCCCTTGCTTAG